GCATTTGAAAGTATAGAAAAAATTCCATACAAGATTCAAAAACAATATTATTATAAGATTATTGTTAATGGAGGCATTGTTGGAGGTATATATATTTATAAAAAAGAAGATCATCTTTACTATTTAAATAGAATCTTTATTCGGCCTAAATATGAAAATTTTGGAATAGGAAAAATGGCAATGAAATTCATTGAAAATGCAAAGGAAGGAGGGAATCATTATGAACTATGAGGTTATCTTATTTGATGCTGATGGGACACTGTTTGATTACGATAAAGCGGAAGCTCATGCTTTAGAAAAAGCATTTAAGTATTTCAATTTTAAATATAAGGAAGAGAATGAGTTGAAAAATTATAGATTAATAAATAAGCAAATTTGGATTGATTATGAAAATGGGGAAATAGATTTTAAAAATTTAAGAATTGAAAGATTTAAAAGATTGTTTAAAAATTATGAAAAAAAGATTGACTTTAATGAGTTCAGTAATATTTACTTATCACAACTTGCAGATGGTATTTTTTTAATAGATGGAGCAGAAGAAGTGTGTAGGTATCTTTTTGAAAAATATAAGATTGTTATTTTAACTAACGGAATCAAAGATGTTCAGCTTTCAAGAATTAACAATTCTCCACTAAGTAAATATATCCACGATATAATTACATCAGAAGAAACAGGATATAAAAAACCTGATGTTGGAATTTTTGACTACACCTTTAATAGAATTGGACATTTAGATAAAGGTACTACTTTAATAATTGGTGATTCTTTAAGTTCAGATATTCGAGGTGGAATAAACTATAAAATTGATACATGTTGGTATAATTCAATTCACGAAGAAAATAATAGTGGGTTGAAACCAAATTATGAGATAAAAGATTTAAGGCAATTAATTAAATTGCTTTAGAGTATATATATTTAGGATGCGCAGAAGAACTCCAAATAACAATGCACTGCCATTCGCGCGGTAGGGAAGGCCGCTGGAGTCGAACTGCCGACATTTATTCAATTTTAGGACTTTTAATTCTAACTATATTAACCATTGCACTTAAGTTTAATTATCTAGATTTGAATACTTGGAAGGGGTTATTTTTTGCTATAATTATTATTTTCCTGCTCTTTTTAATTAGAGATATAAGAAAGATAATAAAAAACAATTAACTTGTATAATATCGGTTTAAGACTGGATTATAAATATAAATTCAAAAGGAGAACTACTATAGGTTAGAAAATATGCTATGCATGGATTGGATATAAGAACAAGAAATTTGCTATTTTCATTCATAGCATTTATAACTATATTTTCGTTGGTAACGAATATTAGAGACATAAATGTAAAGAAATATTAAATGCTTGTTGTCGGAAGGTTTCAATTCTAAGAATAGTATAATGGCATACAAATCAGAATCAATGGAGTACGCCGAATTTAATGCCGAAATCAAGATGATAAACTATGGAAATGAGAGTAAAGAAATCTATCTAACAATTGACAGTTTGTTTTATAGAGAAGAAGGCACCGAACACATTGTTATTTTTAGCTACAATAATGTCAACGCTATTTATTTTAGGACTATTTGTGCTATTCATGTTGAATCTTAAAATGGGTATTATCGGTATTTATTCCCAATTCGAAGTACGGGTGACTTTAAAAGATAATATAAAGATCACTGATCAGCAAAATATACGTAAAAAAATAGA
This DNA window, taken from Clostridium estertheticum, encodes the following:
- a CDS encoding GNAT family N-acetyltransferase — its product is MEITFEKSKLEDVKKLLQIQNESFQEALTLHKDYVTNPAFESIEKIPYKIQKQYYYKIIVNGGIVGGIYIYKKEDHLYYLNRIFIRPKYENFGIGKMAMKFIENAKEGGNHYEL
- a CDS encoding YjjG family noncanonical pyrimidine nucleotidase, whose protein sequence is MNYEVILFDADGTLFDYDKAEAHALEKAFKYFNFKYKEENELKNYRLINKQIWIDYENGEIDFKNLRIERFKRLFKNYEKKIDFNEFSNIYLSQLADGIFLIDGAEEVCRYLFEKYKIVILTNGIKDVQLSRINNSPLSKYIHDIITSEETGYKKPDVGIFDYTFNRIGHLDKGTTLIIGDSLSSDIRGGINYKIDTCWYNSIHEENNSGLKPNYEIKDLRQLIKLL